From the Salinimicrobium tongyeongense genome, one window contains:
- a CDS encoding efflux RND transporter periplasmic adaptor subunit has product MTGRNNNILIIAGALVAGILLGWLFFGGSDDAEIHDHSSEVGQETIWTCSMHPQIRATEPGKCPICGMDLIPLESSDVMENPDAVQMTEYAMKLANIQTQQVGNTSAERELQLNGKVEVDERISYTQSTHVPGRIERLLVNFTGEQVRRGQALAVVYSPELVTAQEELLQAYAIRNTQPELFEAARQKLRNWRIGENQISRILESGKATERFSITADVNGVVTEKLVEVGDYVERGMPLYQIADLSKMWVLFDLYERTMGMVEVGDTVNFTVASIPGENFTGTINFIDPIIDRQTRVATARVEVSNTDERLKPGMFVSGVVSGNGQTTANGLTIPRSAVLWTGKRSVVYVNQGTASNPLFAMREVVLGPLLGSAYVVQEGLAAGEEIVVNGTFTVDAAAQLAGKPSMMNPATATSAAAQVDVRQYLKQGKHDFRSRVSEEFQQELGALLDVYLQLKDALVEGNEEESLTLTGSFAQNLQQVNATGLTGEAAEFWQEKKRFLLQHSEEGMTRTLEKQRENFVYLSEAFIKTLAAFGLQNKTVYVDYCPMANSDKGAYWLSDVAEIRNPYYGDAMLGCGEIVEQLK; this is encoded by the coding sequence ATGACAGGCAGAAATAATAATATACTCATCATAGCCGGTGCACTGGTGGCAGGAATCCTGCTTGGCTGGCTCTTTTTTGGCGGCAGTGACGATGCCGAAATTCATGACCACAGCTCAGAAGTTGGGCAGGAAACTATCTGGACCTGTTCCATGCACCCACAGATTCGGGCAACCGAGCCGGGCAAATGCCCAATCTGCGGAATGGACCTTATTCCGCTGGAAAGTTCCGACGTAATGGAAAACCCCGACGCAGTGCAAATGACAGAATATGCCATGAAGCTGGCCAACATACAAACGCAGCAGGTAGGGAATACTTCCGCAGAAAGAGAACTGCAGCTTAACGGGAAGGTTGAGGTAGACGAAAGGATCTCCTACACCCAGAGCACCCACGTGCCGGGAAGGATAGAACGCCTGCTGGTGAATTTCACCGGGGAGCAAGTCCGTCGCGGGCAGGCACTTGCAGTAGTTTACTCGCCCGAGCTTGTCACGGCGCAGGAAGAGCTTTTGCAAGCTTACGCCATTAGAAATACCCAGCCCGAACTCTTTGAAGCGGCCAGGCAAAAGCTGCGCAACTGGCGGATTGGTGAAAACCAGATCAGCCGCATCCTTGAATCTGGAAAAGCCACAGAGCGTTTCAGCATTACCGCCGATGTCAATGGCGTGGTGACCGAAAAACTGGTGGAAGTTGGAGATTACGTGGAACGCGGAATGCCGCTATACCAGATCGCCGACCTCTCAAAAATGTGGGTTTTGTTCGACCTTTACGAGAGGACCATGGGCATGGTTGAAGTGGGAGACACGGTGAATTTTACCGTGGCTTCAATTCCGGGAGAAAATTTTACCGGCACCATTAACTTTATAGATCCCATAATTGACCGCCAGACCCGGGTGGCAACTGCAAGGGTAGAAGTCTCCAATACAGATGAGAGGCTGAAGCCGGGCATGTTCGTTTCGGGCGTGGTGAGTGGCAACGGCCAAACAACAGCCAACGGGCTTACAATTCCGCGGTCGGCAGTGTTGTGGACCGGGAAGCGCAGCGTGGTGTACGTGAACCAGGGCACAGCTTCAAACCCGCTATTTGCGATGCGCGAAGTGGTGCTGGGCCCGCTTTTGGGATCGGCTTATGTGGTGCAGGAAGGCCTGGCAGCGGGAGAAGAGATCGTGGTGAACGGCACCTTTACCGTAGATGCCGCCGCCCAGCTGGCAGGGAAACCCAGTATGATGAATCCTGCCACGGCAACTTCAGCCGCAGCACAGGTTGATGTTAGGCAATACCTGAAGCAGGGAAAACATGACTTCAGAAGCCGGGTTTCCGAAGAATTTCAGCAGGAACTGGGGGCACTGCTGGATGTTTACCTTCAACTCAAAGACGCACTTGTGGAAGGAAACGAAGAAGAAAGCTTAACTTTGACAGGAAGTTTTGCACAAAACCTTCAGCAGGTAAATGCCACCGGATTAACCGGGGAAGCCGCCGAATTCTGGCAGGAAAAGAAGAGGTTTTTGCTGCAGCATTCCGAAGAAGGCATGACCAGAACCCTGGAAAAACAAAGGGAGAATTTTGTTTATCTTTCTGAAGCTTTTATCAAGACCCTGGCGGCTTTTGGTTTGCAGAACAAAACGGTGTATGTGGATTACTGCCCCATGGCAAATTCAGATAAAGGCGCTTACTGGCTAAGCGATGTGGCCGAAATCAGGAACCCATATTACGGCGATGCCATGCTTGGCTGTGGTGAAATTGTAGAACAACTAAAATAG
- a CDS encoding DUF3347 domain-containing protein: MKKTKLTMLALAGAFFMASCGENKKENTLEDGAMPMQNEMHMADTDEHDMDNMGGNLDDGQTGEVEFSNDAVGSAYQHYLHIKTALVNTNAEEAQNGGKMLVETLNEVENNAQALEAAKTIANSQEVNEQRTAFEDLSMAMEAMLKGSVKSGEVYKQYCPMAFDGKGAYWLSSSEEIRNPYYGDKMLKCGRVEDTISGS; this comes from the coding sequence ATGAAAAAAACCAAATTAACAATGTTGGCCCTGGCAGGAGCATTTTTCATGGCATCTTGCGGCGAGAACAAAAAAGAAAATACGCTAGAAGACGGCGCAATGCCAATGCAAAATGAAATGCACATGGCCGATACCGATGAGCACGACATGGATAATATGGGCGGCAACCTGGATGACGGACAAACGGGAGAGGTGGAATTTAGCAATGATGCTGTAGGCAGCGCTTACCAGCACTACCTGCACATTAAGACCGCCCTGGTGAACACCAATGCCGAAGAAGCCCAAAACGGTGGAAAAATGCTGGTGGAAACCCTGAATGAGGTAGAGAACAATGCCCAGGCCCTCGAAGCAGCAAAAACCATTGCCAATTCCCAGGAGGTCAATGAGCAGAGAACCGCTTTTGAAGATCTTTCTATGGCGATGGAAGCAATGTTAAAAGGTTCAGTGAAGTCGGGCGAAGTATATAAGCAGTACTGCCCTATGGCTTTCGACGGAAAAGGAGCTTACTGGTTGTCTTCTTCAGAAGAAATCAGGAACCCGTACTACGGCGACAAGATGCTGAAGTGCGGCAGGGTTGAAGACACCATTAGCGGCAGCTAG
- a CDS encoding helix-turn-helix domain-containing protein, with amino-acid sequence MMVKSELEQFGLHPVTVELGMAEVERELSAEEKKLLNERLEKLGFELIDNKKTRLIESIKTTIVEIIQNPAQLPKMTFSEHLSEKFHQDYSALSKLFSEVQGVTIEQYVINQKIEKVKELLVYDELSLSEIAHLLNYSSVSHLSKQFKKVTGLTPTHFKQVKENKRIPLDRL; translated from the coding sequence ATGATGGTGAAGTCTGAACTGGAACAGTTCGGGCTTCATCCCGTTACAGTTGAGCTGGGCATGGCCGAAGTAGAGCGCGAGCTTTCTGCGGAAGAAAAAAAGCTGCTGAATGAACGCCTGGAAAAACTAGGTTTCGAACTTATTGATAACAAAAAGACGCGGCTCATTGAGAGTATAAAAACCACGATTGTTGAAATTATTCAAAATCCTGCACAGCTTCCAAAAATGACATTTTCGGAACATCTTTCAGAGAAGTTCCACCAGGATTATTCTGCCCTCAGTAAACTTTTTTCTGAAGTACAGGGCGTGACCATTGAGCAGTACGTGATCAATCAAAAGATAGAAAAAGTAAAAGAACTGCTGGTGTACGATGAGCTTTCCCTTAGCGAGATCGCACATCTGTTGAATTATTCGAGCGTCTCCCATTTAAGCAAGCAGTTCAAAAAAGTAACGGGCCTAACGCCCACCCATTTTAAGCAGGTAAAGGAAAACAAACGCATTCCTCTGGACAGGCTTTAG
- a CDS encoding heavy metal translocating P-type ATPase, with product MKHTYKITGMTCNGCRAHVEKTLQEVEGVKNATVDLEKSEAVIEMERHIPWDIFETALQQAGGNYHILAPGTSEEVSAGKPVKNGISEADSGTDGSVMTHTYKVTGMTCNGCRAHVEESLQKLDGVKSAFVDLEKSEAVIEMQRHIEIGVFEDALQKDGGRYHIHSSGEKEKYQVTGMTCNGCRTHVEEILKNVEGVQEASVDLEKAEAVILSKMPVPVGVFQEALRKDGSRYNIYLPGQDITAPPKPEKPKGKGTGTFYCPMHCEGDKTYNQPGDCPVCGMDLVEEVSLKADKPQYTCPMHPEVVEDEPGSCPICGMELVRMEPEASAEKKSYNKLLKKFKIAVAFTLPIFLIAMGEMIPGNPIYNWMSLEAWNWVQLVLSIPVVFYATWMFFERAYRSIVTWNLNMFTLIGIGAGVAWLFSVFGMLFPGWFPQQFLTHEGTVHVYFEAATVILTLVLLGQLLEARAHSRTNSAIKELLKLAPNKATLVVNGEEQEIHADEIKVGDILRVKPGDKIPVDGSIQKGQTNIDESMITGEPVPVEKAEGDKVTSGTINGNRSFTMKAEKVGDETLLAQIIKMVNDASRSQAPIQKLADKISGYFVPVVVLISVITFFIWAAFGPEPSYVYALINAIAVLIIACPCALGLATPMSVMVGVGKGAQNGVLIKNAQSLEQMDDIDVLIIDKTGTITEGKPSVEKVVASGEISEETIIKHLASVNAQSEHPLAEATVRYAKEQNIVFSEASGFNAVTGKGVTGISEEKKIAIGNEKLMLQENAEVAESLQQQVKKEQEQGKTVSYIAIGSQVAGFVSITDPIKKTSRKAISDLIEAGVEVVMLTGDNEITASAVAKELHLSGFKAGMLPQDKMEEVSRLQARGKKVAMAGDGINDAPALAKADIGIAMGTGTDVAIESAEITLVKGDLHGVVKAKNLSKKVMRNIKQNLFFALIYNSLGVPVAAGLLYPFFGILLSPMIAALAMSFSSVSVIANALRLRGAKIG from the coding sequence ATGAAACATACTTATAAAATCACCGGCATGACCTGTAACGGTTGCCGGGCGCATGTTGAGAAAACACTTCAGGAGGTTGAGGGAGTAAAAAATGCTACTGTAGACCTTGAAAAATCTGAAGCGGTTATTGAAATGGAGCGGCATATTCCGTGGGATATTTTTGAAACTGCGCTTCAGCAGGCTGGCGGTAATTATCACATTTTAGCCCCTGGAACTTCCGAAGAAGTTTCCGCAGGGAAACCTGTCAAAAATGGCATTTCTGAAGCAGATTCCGGAACAGATGGATCTGTGATGACCCATACCTACAAAGTTACCGGTATGACCTGTAACGGGTGCCGGGCGCATGTAGAAGAAAGCCTTCAAAAGCTTGATGGCGTGAAATCAGCTTTCGTAGACCTTGAAAAATCTGAAGCGGTGATTGAGATGCAGCGGCATATTGAGATAGGTGTATTTGAAGATGCGTTGCAAAAAGATGGGGGCAGGTATCATATTCATTCTTCAGGGGAAAAGGAAAAGTACCAGGTTACGGGAATGACCTGCAATGGTTGCCGCACTCATGTGGAAGAAATCCTGAAAAATGTGGAAGGCGTGCAAGAAGCTTCGGTAGACCTGGAGAAGGCAGAGGCGGTGATCTTGTCAAAAATGCCAGTTCCGGTGGGTGTTTTCCAGGAAGCTCTAAGAAAGGATGGAAGCAGGTACAACATCTATCTGCCGGGGCAGGATATAACTGCTCCGCCAAAACCTGAAAAGCCCAAAGGCAAGGGCACAGGTACTTTTTACTGCCCCATGCACTGTGAGGGTGATAAGACCTATAACCAGCCGGGAGACTGTCCCGTCTGCGGAATGGATCTGGTGGAGGAAGTGAGTTTAAAAGCCGATAAGCCACAGTATACCTGCCCCATGCACCCCGAGGTTGTGGAGGATGAACCCGGAAGCTGCCCTATTTGCGGAATGGAGCTGGTGCGCATGGAACCCGAAGCTTCGGCCGAAAAGAAATCTTACAACAAGCTGCTCAAAAAGTTCAAAATTGCCGTGGCTTTTACCCTGCCCATTTTTCTAATTGCGATGGGCGAAATGATCCCCGGAAACCCCATTTACAACTGGATGAGCCTTGAAGCCTGGAACTGGGTGCAGCTGGTATTGTCAATTCCGGTGGTGTTTTATGCCACCTGGATGTTCTTTGAAAGAGCGTACAGGTCTATAGTGACCTGGAACCTGAATATGTTCACGCTTATTGGAATAGGAGCGGGCGTGGCCTGGCTGTTCAGTGTTTTTGGAATGCTGTTCCCGGGCTGGTTTCCGCAGCAATTTCTCACCCATGAAGGCACCGTTCACGTTTATTTTGAAGCCGCTACGGTGATACTCACCCTGGTGCTGCTTGGGCAGTTGCTGGAGGCAAGAGCCCACAGCCGCACAAATTCGGCCATAAAAGAACTGCTGAAGCTGGCGCCAAATAAGGCCACGCTGGTGGTGAATGGCGAAGAGCAGGAGATACATGCCGACGAGATCAAGGTTGGAGACATTCTAAGGGTAAAGCCCGGAGATAAAATCCCGGTAGACGGAAGTATTCAGAAGGGGCAGACCAACATCGATGAATCCATGATCACGGGCGAGCCGGTGCCGGTGGAAAAAGCCGAGGGCGATAAGGTGACTTCGGGAACTATAAACGGCAACAGGAGTTTCACCATGAAAGCTGAAAAAGTGGGCGATGAAACCCTGCTGGCCCAGATCATTAAAATGGTGAACGACGCCAGCAGGTCACAGGCACCCATCCAGAAACTGGCCGATAAGATTTCGGGATATTTTGTGCCGGTGGTGGTGCTTATTTCGGTCATCACTTTTTTTATATGGGCGGCATTTGGGCCCGAGCCCAGCTATGTGTACGCCCTCATTAACGCCATTGCGGTGCTCATCATCGCCTGCCCCTGTGCGCTTGGCCTGGCCACACCCATGTCGGTCATGGTGGGAGTGGGAAAAGGCGCACAAAATGGAGTGCTTATCAAGAACGCCCAGTCCCTTGAGCAAATGGATGATATTGACGTGCTCATCATAGATAAAACCGGGACCATTACTGAAGGTAAACCTTCCGTAGAAAAAGTGGTGGCTTCGGGAGAGATTTCAGAAGAAACTATAATTAAACATCTGGCTTCAGTGAATGCGCAAAGTGAGCATCCGCTGGCAGAAGCCACGGTGAGGTACGCGAAAGAACAGAATATTGTTTTTTCTGAAGCTTCCGGTTTTAATGCGGTAACCGGAAAAGGAGTTACGGGAATTTCCGAAGAAAAAAAGATCGCCATAGGCAATGAAAAACTGATGCTGCAGGAAAATGCCGAAGTTGCAGAAAGCCTTCAGCAGCAGGTGAAAAAGGAGCAGGAACAGGGAAAAACAGTCTCTTACATTGCGATAGGTTCACAGGTGGCGGGCTTTGTTAGCATTACTGACCCCATTAAAAAGACGAGCAGGAAAGCAATTTCAGATCTTATTGAGGCCGGAGTGGAAGTGGTGATGTTGACCGGCGATAACGAAATTACGGCTTCGGCAGTGGCAAAAGAGCTGCATTTGTCGGGTTTTAAAGCCGGAATGTTGCCGCAGGACAAGATGGAGGAGGTTTCAAGGCTTCAGGCCCGGGGCAAAAAAGTAGCCATGGCGGGCGACGGGATCAATGATGCCCCCGCCCTTGCAAAAGCCGATATTGGCATCGCCATGGGCACAGGAACCGATGTGGCCATTGAAAGTGCCGAAATCACCCTCGTAAAAGGGGATTTGCACGGGGTGGTAAAAGCCAAGAACCTGAGCAAAAAGGTGATGAGGAACATTAAGCAGAACCTGTTCTTTGCCCTCATTTACAATTCGCTGGGAGTGCCCGTGGCGGCAGGACTTTTATATCCCTTCTTCGGAATCTTGCTTTCGCCCATGATCGCTGCCCTGGCAATGAGTTTCAGTTCGGTTTCGGTCATTGCAAATGCGCTGAGGTTAAGAGGGGCGAAAATAGGTTAG
- a CDS encoding permease — protein MQDFWKSWAEAAYTSTGFFWMALWAFILGYLISSGIQIFVTEKKMQETMGGKDSKGVLLGTFFGFISSSCSFAALASTKSLFKKGAGFIPSIAFLLASTNLVIELGIIIAIFLGWQFVVGEYVGGILLILISWLIVRLINPKKLIKKARERLKGEEDDEKGPDKDWKEKMKSETAWAKVAKQYAMEWKMVWKDVTIGFTIAGIVAAFVPDSFFRTLFINSGPEVESHSFFTILEHIIVGPVAAFLTFIGSMGNIPLAALLFGKGVSFAGVMAFIFSDLVVFPVLRINAKYYGWKMSLFILFLLFTSLVGTSLLLHYSFDLLSLLPNPNNVKILQAEHFKIDYTFFLNLAFLIISGILLYIGFFKRKDVKHMKEMAPKSQLMENIMKYLAFIAYAWLLGGWIVRIWVV, from the coding sequence ATGCAGGATTTTTGGAAGAGCTGGGCAGAAGCAGCTTATACAAGCACAGGATTTTTCTGGATGGCCCTTTGGGCCTTCATTCTCGGGTACCTTATTAGTAGCGGTATACAAATTTTCGTCACCGAAAAGAAGATGCAGGAGACCATGGGCGGAAAGGATTCCAAAGGAGTTCTCTTGGGTACATTTTTCGGCTTTATCAGCAGTTCCTGTAGTTTTGCAGCCCTTGCTTCTACCAAAAGCCTCTTCAAAAAGGGCGCAGGTTTCATCCCGTCAATTGCTTTTCTCCTGGCGTCTACAAACCTTGTGATAGAGCTGGGGATCATCATCGCGATATTCCTGGGCTGGCAGTTTGTGGTTGGGGAATATGTGGGAGGAATCCTTCTTATCCTCATCAGCTGGCTTATTGTGAGGCTTATCAATCCGAAGAAACTCATCAAAAAGGCACGGGAGCGGCTAAAAGGAGAAGAGGATGACGAAAAAGGACCAGACAAAGACTGGAAGGAGAAAATGAAGTCGGAAACGGCCTGGGCAAAAGTGGCGAAGCAGTATGCGATGGAGTGGAAGATGGTGTGGAAGGATGTGACCATAGGGTTCACCATCGCCGGAATTGTTGCGGCTTTCGTGCCAGATTCCTTCTTTAGGACCCTCTTCATCAACAGCGGGCCAGAAGTGGAAAGCCACAGCTTTTTTACCATTTTAGAGCATATCATTGTTGGGCCCGTGGCGGCTTTCCTAACCTTTATAGGCTCTATGGGAAATATACCGCTGGCGGCGCTGCTCTTTGGAAAAGGGGTGAGCTTTGCCGGGGTAATGGCCTTTATTTTCAGCGATCTTGTAGTATTTCCGGTGTTGCGGATCAATGCGAAATATTACGGCTGGAAAATGTCACTTTTCATCCTCTTTTTGCTGTTTACAAGCCTGGTGGGAACTTCGCTGCTGCTGCATTATTCTTTTGATTTGTTGAGTTTGTTACCCAATCCAAACAATGTAAAGATCCTGCAGGCCGAACACTTCAAGATAGACTATACGTTCTTTTTGAACCTGGCTTTCCTCATTATCTCCGGAATTCTGCTTTACATCGGCTTTTTTAAGAGGAAGGATGTAAAGCACATGAAAGAAATGGCACCTAAGAGTCAGCTTATGGAAAACATCATGAAATACCTGGCCTTTATTGCTTATGCCTGGCTGCTTGGAGGCTGGATCGTGAGGATTTGGGTGGTATAA
- a CDS encoding zinc-dependent metalloprotease encodes MNNRLLFRLVLVFFSFSLTSCAVFQPEKDKKNATAAKASEKEKNGVKPYDKVITKKAKSDSGLFTVHQIDDDYYYEIPDSLFNREMLMVTRIAQTASGIGFGGGKQNEQVLRWEKKNKNVLLRVVSHDVYAADSLPVHEAVVNSNFEPILFSFDIEAFRKDSVNNSTVIKVTDLYTKDVQALGFPERRRKDYKISRLDDSRSYIDTIRSYPENIEVRHVKTYNAGEPPSNSHTGSISVKMSNSMILLPKVPMERRYFDERVGWFTSSQTDYGLDAQKSETVRYLDRWRLEVKEEDMEKFKRGELVEPKEPIVYYVDRATPKQWIPYIKQGIEDWQVAFEAAGFKNAIIAKDPPTKEEDPDWSPEDVRYSVVRYLASPIPNANGPHVSDPRSGEILESDINWYHNVMTLLRNWFFVQTAAINEDARRVEFKDEIMGRLIRFVSSHEVGHTLGLPHNMGSSVAYPVESLRDPEFTQKYGTAPSIMDYARFNYIAQPEDGDVALMPNIGPYDKYSIMWGYKPIPEKEGKEEKEVLDSWILEKAGDPVYRFGAQQSGVIDPTSQTEDLGDDAVLASQYGIKNLKRIVPNLIEWTAEKGKDYEDLETMYEQVLSQYNRYMGHVAANVGGVIKETKTYDQEGAVYFHVTPEKQENAMNFLQDELFSTPEWLIDQEIFNRIEFDGNVERIRNTQERTLNNLLDFGRMARLIENREMNGSDAYGLLEMMQDLRTGIWSELRRGQNIDTYRRNLQRAYIDRMEYLMNEEQEAIPARYRSWVTRSNIDVAQSDIRPVVRGELKKLQRDLRNSIGRSRDTLTRYHLEDALERVNLILDPNS; translated from the coding sequence ATGAACAACCGACTATTGTTCCGGCTGGTACTCGTTTTTTTCTCTTTTTCACTAACGAGCTGTGCCGTCTTTCAACCTGAAAAGGACAAAAAGAACGCTACAGCAGCCAAAGCTTCTGAAAAAGAAAAGAACGGGGTCAAGCCTTACGACAAGGTGATCACCAAAAAAGCCAAATCGGATTCCGGATTATTTACAGTACATCAAATTGATGACGATTATTACTACGAGATCCCAGACAGCCTCTTTAACCGGGAAATGCTCATGGTGACTCGAATTGCCCAGACTGCCTCGGGTATTGGCTTTGGGGGTGGAAAACAGAATGAACAGGTGCTTCGCTGGGAAAAGAAGAACAAAAACGTGCTGCTTCGCGTTGTCTCCCATGATGTTTATGCCGCCGATTCGCTTCCGGTGCACGAAGCTGTGGTGAACTCAAACTTTGAACCCATACTTTTCTCGTTTGACATTGAAGCCTTCCGTAAAGATTCTGTGAACAACTCTACGGTAATCAAGGTGACCGACCTTTACACCAAAGATGTGCAGGCCCTTGGTTTTCCTGAAAGACGCAGGAAAGACTATAAAATAAGCCGTCTTGACGACAGCCGGTCTTACATAGACACCATCAGGAGCTATCCTGAAAATATTGAAGTGCGCCACGTAAAGACCTATAACGCCGGGGAACCGCCATCAAACTCCCACACCGGATCTATTTCAGTAAAAATGAGCAACTCCATGATCCTGCTTCCAAAAGTACCCATGGAAAGAAGGTATTTTGACGAGCGGGTAGGCTGGTTCACATCAAGCCAGACAGATTACGGTCTTGATGCTCAAAAAAGTGAAACCGTGCGCTACCTTGACCGCTGGAGACTGGAGGTGAAGGAAGAAGACATGGAGAAATTCAAGCGCGGGGAACTGGTGGAACCTAAAGAACCCATAGTGTATTACGTAGATCGTGCCACTCCAAAACAGTGGATCCCATACATCAAGCAGGGAATTGAAGACTGGCAGGTCGCTTTTGAAGCTGCAGGTTTTAAAAATGCCATTATTGCCAAAGATCCTCCAACAAAAGAAGAAGACCCGGACTGGAGCCCCGAAGATGTTCGTTATTCGGTGGTTCGATATTTAGCTTCCCCCATTCCAAATGCCAACGGGCCGCACGTGAGCGATCCGCGTTCAGGGGAAATTCTGGAGTCAGACATCAACTGGTACCACAACGTGATGACCCTGTTGAGAAACTGGTTCTTTGTGCAAACCGCCGCCATAAACGAAGATGCCCGCAGGGTTGAATTCAAAGATGAGATCATGGGCCGGTTGATAAGGTTTGTATCTTCTCACGAGGTAGGCCACACCCTTGGATTGCCCCACAATATGGGGAGCAGTGTTGCTTACCCGGTGGAATCTCTAAGAGACCCAGAATTCACCCAAAAATATGGAACTGCGCCTTCTATCATGGATTATGCGCGTTTCAACTATATCGCCCAGCCCGAAGATGGTGACGTGGCGCTAATGCCAAACATTGGGCCTTACGATAAATATTCTATCATGTGGGGTTACAAACCGATTCCTGAAAAAGAAGGCAAAGAAGAAAAAGAGGTGCTCGATTCATGGATCCTTGAAAAAGCAGGCGACCCGGTATATCGCTTCGGGGCGCAGCAAAGCGGGGTGATAGATCCTACTTCCCAAACCGAAGACCTGGGAGACGACGCTGTGCTTGCCAGCCAGTACGGGATCAAAAACCTGAAAAGAATAGTTCCCAACCTCATCGAATGGACTGCCGAAAAAGGTAAGGATTACGAAGACCTTGAAACCATGTATGAGCAGGTACTTAGCCAGTACAACCGCTATATGGGCCACGTTGCTGCCAATGTGGGCGGGGTGATCAAAGAAACCAAGACCTACGACCAGGAAGGTGCCGTGTATTTTCACGTCACTCCCGAAAAGCAGGAAAACGCCATGAATTTCCTTCAGGATGAGTTGTTCTCAACGCCTGAATGGTTGATTGATCAGGAGATCTTTAACCGGATTGAATTCGACGGAAACGTGGAAAGGATCAGAAACACCCAGGAGCGCACTTTGAACAACCTGCTTGACTTCGGAAGAATGGCTAGATTGATCGAGAACCGCGAAATGAACGGCAGCGATGCTTACGGACTTCTGGAGATGATGCAGGACCTAAGAACCGGGATCTGGAGTGAATTGAGAAGAGGACAAAACATTGACACCTACCGAAGAAATCTCCAGCGGGCTTACATTGACAGAATGGAATATTTAATGAACGAAGAGCAGGAAGCAATCCCTGCGCGCTACCGTTCATGGGTAACCCGTTCAAACATTGATGTGGCCCAGAGCGATATTCGCCCGGTAGTGAGAGGCGAACTTAAGAAACTTCAGCGTGACCTTCGCAACAGCATTGGTCGCAGCAGAGATACCCTTACCCGTTATCATTTAGAAGACGCTTTGGAAAGGGTGAACCTCATCCTTGACCCAAACAGCTAA